A region of Desulfolithobacter dissulfuricans DNA encodes the following proteins:
- the ltrA gene encoding group II intron reverse transcriptase/maturase: MVDVWYSLYDRMLSRDALHKAFGKVRSAKGAAGIDGQSIKDFAASAEANIDCLLKELWEKSYQPLAVRRVEIPKPTGGVRLLGIPAVRDRVVQQALLDILLPIFDRDFHPSSYGYRPGRSCHQAISKATMFIRDYDRKWVVDMDLSKCFDTLDHDLILSAFRRRIRDGSILGLLEKFLKSGVMTDSGFTASEIGSPQGGVISPLIANVYLDSFDQFMKNRGHRIVRYADDILILCQSKKAAENALEQARHYLEGELLLTVNREKTHICHSSRGVNFLGVSVCSQYTQIQRGKIKSFKAKVKAMTRRNSPVNLEKVIADLNPLLRGFANYFRIANCTGEFSRLMRWIRRRLRAIQLKLWKKPNRLHRRLRQLGYRGKFDAIKMNSWANAASPLSHYALPNGYLHRGLGLFDLGAVSTGISVSI; the protein is encoded by the coding sequence ATGGTTGACGTTTGGTACAGTCTGTATGACCGGATGCTGAGCAGGGACGCTCTGCACAAGGCGTTTGGGAAGGTGAGGTCTGCGAAGGGAGCTGCCGGAATAGACGGCCAGTCCATCAAGGACTTTGCCGCATCAGCCGAAGCCAACATCGACTGTCTCCTGAAGGAACTGTGGGAAAAGAGTTACCAGCCACTGGCCGTGCGCCGGGTAGAGATACCCAAGCCAACCGGAGGAGTTCGGTTGCTCGGTATTCCAGCAGTCCGTGACCGTGTAGTGCAGCAGGCACTGCTCGACATTCTCCTGCCGATATTCGATCGGGATTTCCACCCGTCGAGCTATGGCTATCGCCCAGGCCGCAGTTGTCATCAGGCGATATCCAAGGCGACGATGTTTATCCGTGACTACGATCGAAAGTGGGTAGTTGATATGGATCTGTCCAAATGCTTTGACACCTTGGACCATGATCTCATCCTCAGCGCCTTTCGTCGCCGGATCAGGGACGGGAGTATCCTCGGTCTCCTGGAGAAGTTTCTGAAGAGCGGTGTAATGACGGATTCGGGATTTACGGCTAGCGAGATCGGCAGTCCACAGGGCGGCGTGATCAGCCCTCTGATAGCCAATGTGTATCTCGATTCTTTTGATCAATTCATGAAGAATCGTGGCCACCGAATAGTCCGCTATGCGGACGATATCCTGATTCTGTGCCAATCAAAGAAAGCGGCCGAGAATGCTCTTGAGCAGGCACGGCACTATCTTGAAGGAGAATTGCTGCTGACTGTCAACCGTGAAAAGACCCATATCTGCCACAGCAGTCGGGGCGTAAACTTTCTGGGAGTATCCGTATGCTCTCAGTATACGCAAATCCAGCGAGGCAAGATTAAGTCTTTCAAGGCAAAGGTCAAGGCAATGACCCGGCGTAATTCCCCGGTGAATCTTGAGAAAGTGATTGCAGATCTCAATCCGCTCTTGAGGGGATTTGCCAACTACTTCCGGATAGCGAACTGCACAGGAGAATTTTCAAGGCTGATGAGATGGATTCGGAGAAGACTGCGAGCCATCCAGCTGAAATTGTGGAAGAAGCCCAATCGGCTTCACCGCAGGCTGAGGCAGCTTGGATACAGGGGGAAGTTTGATGCGATCAAAATGAACTCCTGGGCCAATGCGGCAAGTCCTTTGAGCCATTATGCCCTGCCCAACGGATATTTACACCGGGGCTTGGGTCTCTTTGATCTTGGTGCTGTATCTACTGGAATCTCTGTTTCAATATGA
- a CDS encoding NAD-dependent epimerase/dehydratase family protein, with protein MAYCAPSSAGPFGIIVGGSGLVGGSIVYHFKKWGYDILAPNSKKMSLANPDDIASYFNKYRPDFIINTAIAAIDANPKLAFDVNYVGSINLAKVAMALKIPYIFFSSAAVLPPGLNLREEDHLPLSADITNYAKSKLMSEMTLRHLGENEGLDYTTIRLAIVYGKHDHKIQGFHRMLFAIADQSMPVLLTRPRVYHSYSNTRKIPHFVRHVLSNREEFSGQTFHFADPNPVELAQLILTIRSYLELKSPREVYLPLPMARFGATCIQHLIRFLAKIGIKTRMPPELMFLENFYQSQTLSCEKLQRSSFQDPFPEETVFTRLPDLIQYYLTRWEQLNLMTSKTQDFFDPQKLSEEFLRNPAQLLEAIHERKLSPFMEPRFNPSCGVRKSAATRSHHC; from the coding sequence ATGGCATACTGCGCACCATCATCTGCAGGACCCTTTGGCATCATCGTCGGTGGCTCCGGCCTTGTTGGTGGCTCCATAGTGTACCATTTCAAGAAATGGGGGTATGACATCCTGGCGCCCAACTCCAAGAAGATGAGCCTGGCCAATCCCGATGACATAGCCTCCTATTTCAACAAGTACCGACCCGACTTCATCATCAACACTGCCATTGCCGCCATTGACGCCAACCCCAAGCTGGCCTTTGATGTGAACTATGTTGGCAGCATCAACCTAGCCAAAGTGGCCATGGCACTGAAAATCCCCTACATTTTCTTCAGCTCTGCCGCCGTGCTGCCCCCGGGCCTGAACCTCAGGGAAGAAGATCACCTGCCGCTCAGTGCTGATATCACCAACTATGCCAAATCTAAACTTATGAGCGAGATGACCCTGCGTCATCTGGGGGAAAACGAAGGACTCGATTACACCACCATCAGGCTCGCCATAGTCTACGGCAAGCATGATCACAAGATCCAGGGCTTCCACCGCATGCTCTTTGCCATTGCCGACCAGTCCATGCCCGTACTCCTGACCAGGCCCAGAGTTTACCACTCCTATTCAAATACCAGGAAGATTCCCCATTTTGTCCGCCACGTGCTCAGTAACCGGGAGGAGTTCTCCGGTCAGACCTTCCACTTTGCCGATCCCAATCCCGTGGAACTGGCCCAGCTCATCCTGACCATTCGCAGCTACCTGGAGCTCAAAAGCCCCAGGGAGGTGTATCTCCCACTGCCCATGGCTCGTTTCGGAGCTACCTGTATCCAGCACCTGATTCGCTTCCTGGCCAAGATCGGGATCAAAACCCGCATGCCGCCGGAGTTGATGTTTCTTGAAAACTTCTACCAGAGCCAGACCCTTTCCTGCGAGAAACTGCAGCGCTCCAGTTTTCAGGATCCTTTCCCCGAGGAAACCGTGTTCACCCGGCTGCCTGATCTCATCCAGTACTATCTCACCCGCTGGGAACAGCTGAACCTGATGACCTCGAAGACGCAGGACTTCTTTGACCCCCAGAAACTCTCCGAGGAATTTCTCCGCAATCCGGCCCAGCTGCTGGAGGCTATCCATGAACGTAAACTCTCCCCTTTCATGGAACCGAGGTTCAATCCTTCGTGCGGCGTCAGGAAATCCGCGGCTACCCGCAGCCACCACTGCTGA